A single region of the Thermotoga profunda AZM34c06 genome encodes:
- a CDS encoding ABC transporter ATP-binding protein, protein MPKPLLEIQGVTMKFGSLIANDNVSFTVNEGEIVSLIGPNGAGKTTLFNCISGFYKPFSGRVLFGGIDITGRSTHEITTMGLTRTFQIVKPLKDMTVKENVLTGAFLHASSKKEAESIADQVLNMTHLWEKRDMPAGSLTIADKKRLEVARVLATRPKMIMLDEAMAGLNKTEVKEAMELCVNLNRDGITLLIVEHVMEAIMPISNRVVVLNAGKKIAEGSPEEIINNDEVIKAYLGERYYAKSRQANSRI, encoded by the coding sequence ATGCCAAAACCACTGCTTGAAATTCAAGGTGTGACGATGAAATTTGGCAGTCTCATTGCGAATGATAATGTTTCTTTTACAGTGAATGAAGGAGAGATAGTCAGTCTGATAGGTCCCAATGGTGCTGGAAAGACAACACTTTTTAATTGTATCAGTGGTTTCTACAAACCTTTTTCTGGAAGAGTTTTGTTTGGTGGAATAGATATAACTGGCAGAAGTACACATGAGATTACTACAATGGGTTTGACAAGAACTTTTCAGATAGTAAAGCCATTAAAGGATATGACAGTCAAAGAAAATGTTTTGACTGGGGCATTTCTTCATGCGTCCAGTAAAAAGGAAGCTGAAAGTATAGCAGATCAAGTTCTAAATATGACTCATCTTTGGGAAAAGAGGGATATGCCGGCTGGAAGTTTAACAATAGCCGACAAGAAAAGACTCGAAGTCGCAAGGGTATTGGCAACAAGACCAAAAATGATAATGCTCGATGAAGCCATGGCTGGATTGAACAAAACAGAAGTGAAGGAGGCAATGGAGCTCTGTGTGAATCTCAACAGAGATGGTATAACACTTTTGATAGTTGAGCATGTTATGGAGGCTATCATGCCCATATCGAATAGAGTCGTAGTTCTCAACGCCGGCAAGAAAATCGCCGAAGGAAGCCCAGAGGAGATAATAAATAACGATGAAGTCATAAAGGCTTATTTGGGGGAGAGATACTATGCTAAAAGTCGACAGGCTAACAGTAGGATATGA
- a CDS encoding branched-chain amino acid ABC transporter permease: MNFQHIMIMFLIFAGLGEGWNIITGFAGQTSFGHAAFFGIGAYTSTILFYKFGASPWIGMILGALFAALVSAIVSYPCFRLKGHYFAIATLAVAEIIKQLFVSWDYVEGATGISIPVKPDSFWVMQFHKSKIPYFLIAYILFAISVIIAILIERNKIGYYLKAIRESHEAAEALGINTTRYKLYAMMISSAITALFGTLYAQYILYIDPFMVFGLDISMKIVLLTVLGGLGNIYGPIIGAAILIPLSEYTRAFLGGTGKGIDLMIYGALIVIVACFEPRGVLGLFKRFKKRGAQYAKTTA; encoded by the coding sequence GTGAATTTTCAACATATTATGATAATGTTCTTGATCTTTGCCGGACTTGGAGAAGGTTGGAATATAATAACGGGTTTTGCTGGTCAGACTTCTTTTGGTCATGCAGCTTTCTTTGGGATAGGCGCATATACATCAACGATATTGTTTTACAAATTTGGCGCTTCTCCATGGATTGGAATGATCTTAGGTGCTCTATTTGCCGCATTAGTGTCTGCCATTGTTAGTTATCCTTGTTTTCGTTTGAAGGGACATTATTTTGCCATAGCAACATTAGCCGTGGCGGAGATTATAAAGCAACTTTTTGTCAGTTGGGATTATGTTGAGGGAGCAACGGGGATATCAATTCCTGTAAAACCTGATAGTTTTTGGGTCATGCAGTTTCATAAATCAAAGATACCGTATTTTTTGATCGCATATATACTATTTGCGATAAGTGTAATCATTGCGATTTTGATCGAAAGAAACAAAATCGGGTATTATCTAAAAGCGATACGCGAGAGCCATGAAGCCGCAGAAGCACTGGGAATAAATACAACACGATACAAACTCTACGCGATGATGATAAGTTCTGCTATCACAGCTTTGTTTGGAACCCTCTACGCTCAATATATTCTTTACATAGATCCATTCATGGTTTTTGGACTGGATATATCTATGAAAATTGTCTTGCTCACAGTCCTTGGAGGTCTTGGTAACATCTATGGCCCAATCATAGGAGCCGCTATTCTCATACCACTCTCTGAGTACACGCGTGCCTTTCTTGGTGGAACTGGTAAAGGTATAGATTTGATGATTTACGGTGCTTTAATTGTCATAGTTGCATGTTTTGAGCCTCGTGGTGTACTTGGTTTGTTCAAGAGATTCAAAAAGAGAGGTGCACAATATGCCAAAACCACTGCTTGA